A region from the Lolium perenne isolate Kyuss_39 chromosome 4, Kyuss_2.0, whole genome shotgun sequence genome encodes:
- the LOC127293161 gene encoding GPN-loop GTPase 3: MGFAQLVIGPAGSGKSTYCSGLFQHCETVGRRIHMVNLDPAAEHFSYPVSTDIRDLISLDDVMEELGMGPNGGLIYCMEHLEDNLDDWLDEQLENYLDDDYLVFDCPGQIELFTHVPVLRNFVEYLKRKNFTVCAVYLLDSQFVSDVTKYISGCMASLSAMIQLELPHINILSKMDLVSNKKDVEDYLNPEAAVLLSQLNREMAPRFGKLNKALADLVDDYSMVNFIPLDLRKESSIQYVLSNIDSCIQYGEDADVKVRDYIPEADED, from the exons ATGGGTTTCGCGCAGCTCGTCATCGGCCCAGCCGGCAGCGGCAAG TCCACCTACTGCTCCGGTCTGTTCCAGCACTGCGAGACGGTGGGCAGGAGGATTCACATGGTCAATCTGGATCCAGCCGCAGAGCACTTCAGCTACCCTGTATCTACCG ATATCAGAGACCTCATTTCGTTGGATGATGTCATGGAGGAGCTTGGGATGGGGCCGAACGGCGGCCTCATCTACTGCATGGA GCACCTTGAAGACAATTTGGATGATTGGTTGGATGAACAATTGGAGAACTATTTGGACGATGACTATCTTGTGTTTGACTGTCCAG GCCAGATTGAACTCTTCACTCATGTTCCAGTTCTACGTAACTTTGTCGAGTATCTGAAACGGAAAAATTTCACTGTTTGCGCTGTGTATCTTTTGGATTCGCAG TTTGTCAGTGATGTAACCAAATACATTAGTGGTTGCATGGCTTCTCTTTCTGCTATGATTCAACTTGAACTTCCTCATATCAACATCCTTTCGAAGATGGACCTGGTTTCAAACAAAAAAGATGTAGAAGA CTATCTAAACCCAGAGGCAGCAGTTCTTCTGTCACAGCTGAATCGAGAGATGGCACCTCGGTTTGGCAAGTTAAACAAGGCTTTGGCTGATCTG GTCGATGATTACAGCATGGTGAATTTCATACCACTTGACTTGAGAAAAGAGAGCAG CATTCAATATGTGCTGTCAAACATCGACAGTTGCATCCAGTATGGAGAAGATGCTGACGTGAAGGTTAGGGACTACATTCCTGAGGCTGATGAGGACTAA
- the LOC127346951 gene encoding uncharacterized protein, with product MTGTSSPATSQTSSSLSSQPVSLPNLSTMSPEARVNYLVGLNIGFYVHHKLDLAGVNYSMWRHDMELAIGLHGVEDHIAADFDDHDGDREWRRTQFVVKLWIYNTCTPEFKQLIMDSKATAFALWSTIENMFTSNVRSGKVKLLSELHDLRQGTKSIVAYASSLQRIAHGLRDIGKPMDDEDLVVYLLRGLDGRHRTMRQLLEERTTVPTFTDPWPPS from the coding sequence ATGACCGGCACCTCGTCGCCGGCAACCTCCCAaacctcctcctctctctcctctcagCCTGTCTCCCTCCCTAACCTCTCCACCATGTCTCCAGAGGCCCGTGTCAACTACCTCGTCGGCCTGAACATCGGCTTCTACGTCCACCACAAGCTCGACCTCGCCGGCGTCAACTACTCCATGTGGCGGCACGACATGGAGCTCGCTATCGGGCTCCACGGCGTCGAGGATCACATCGCCGCCGACTTCGACGATCACGATGGCGATCGTGAGTGGCGCCGCACCCAGTTCGTCGTCAAGTTGTGGATCTACAACACCTGCACGCCGGAGTTCAAGCAGCTGATCATGGACAGCAAGGCCACCGCTTTCGCCCTCTGGTCCACCATCGAGAACATGTTCACCAGCAACGTCCGCTCGGGCAAGGTGAAGCTCCTCTCCGAACTCCATGATCTGCGTCAGGGCACCAAGTCCATCGTTGCGTACGCGTCCAGCCTCCAGCGGATCGCTCACGGCCTGCGCGACATCGGCAAGCCCATGGACGATGAAGATCTCGTCGTCTACCTCCTGCGCGGGCTCGACGGCCGCCACCGCACCATGCGACAGCTCCTGGAAGAGCGGACCACCGTGCCGACCTTCACAGATCCCTGGCCACCGTCGTAG